In Leisingera methylohalidivorans DSM 14336, a single genomic region encodes these proteins:
- a CDS encoding alpha/beta hydrolase, translating into MDYERLIDEETWDFIQKTGELYPDDAVEMSIEEQRRIYDSMAREFRAPRPDVVAVTDSSANGVPVRVYTAGDPTRTVLFCHGGGFVVGGLDSHDDVCAEICAQTGYRVVAVDYRLAPEHKHPAGFEGAWTALEWVEAVYGNGIVLAGDSAGANLCAAVAHHARGRTEAILGQVLIYGVFGGDVNQGSYIEHAQAPMLTREDVLYYMDIRTDGAAPQDDPLLTPLADSDFAGLPPTVLVTADCDPVRDDSRDYRDRILEAGGKAHWINEPGLIHGYLRARHTVGRARDSFERISVAIEALGQGIWSYDHEAP; encoded by the coding sequence ATGGATTACGAACGGCTGATCGACGAGGAGACCTGGGACTTTATCCAGAAGACCGGCGAGCTATACCCTGATGACGCCGTGGAAATGTCCATCGAGGAACAGCGCCGGATTTACGATTCCATGGCACGCGAGTTCCGGGCGCCGCGCCCGGATGTTGTGGCGGTCACCGACAGCTCGGCCAATGGCGTGCCGGTCCGGGTCTACACCGCAGGCGATCCGACCCGCACGGTGCTGTTCTGCCATGGCGGCGGATTTGTGGTCGGCGGGCTCGACAGCCACGACGATGTCTGTGCCGAGATCTGCGCCCAGACCGGTTACCGGGTGGTGGCCGTGGATTACCGCCTGGCGCCGGAACACAAGCACCCGGCCGGTTTCGAGGGTGCCTGGACAGCTTTGGAATGGGTGGAGGCGGTTTACGGCAACGGTATTGTCCTGGCGGGTGACAGTGCCGGTGCGAACCTGTGCGCCGCGGTTGCCCATCATGCGCGTGGCCGGACGGAAGCAATTCTGGGACAGGTGCTGATCTATGGGGTCTTTGGCGGCGATGTGAACCAGGGATCATATATTGAACACGCCCAGGCGCCGATGCTGACCCGCGAGGACGTGCTGTATTATATGGATATCCGAACCGATGGCGCGGCACCGCAAGATGATCCGCTGCTGACACCGCTTGCCGACAGCGATTTTGCAGGCCTGCCGCCGACAGTGCTGGTGACGGCTGATTGCGACCCGGTGCGCGATGACTCCCGCGATTACCGCGACCGTATCCTGGAGGCCGGCGGCAAGGCGCATTGGATCAACGAGCCGGGCCTGATCCACGGATACCTGCGCGCGCGCCACACCGTGGGCCGGGCGCGGGACAGTTTTGAGCGGATCTCGGTCGCGATCGAGGCGCTGGGGCAGGGGATCTGGAGCTACGATCACGAGGCGCCCTAG
- a CDS encoding DUF2182 domain-containing protein — protein sequence MGRQQQFQGPAERLARRDQAVVLAAVGVILLLSLLYTVSGAGMEMSAVEMTRMARPIGEPMQMGAVGAWTPGYAALIFLMWWIMMIAMMTPSAAPVLLLYTAIKKAGARPGQAPLLGLLFLCGYLLAWAVFSFAATALQWWLETAGLSDGPMMSLSSRALGGTLLLAAGTYQFTPCKHACLFHCRMPVQFLTAHNRTGLAGAVLMGAHHGVFCLGCCWALMLLLFAGGVMNLYWITGLALYVLAEKHAPDPRLFACSTGGLLVLAGCYVLATAF from the coding sequence GTGGGCCGGCAGCAGCAGTTTCAGGGGCCGGCCGAACGCCTGGCCCGCCGCGATCAGGCGGTGGTGCTTGCTGCTGTCGGGGTGATCCTGCTGCTGAGCCTGCTTTACACCGTTTCCGGCGCAGGGATGGAGATGAGCGCGGTCGAGATGACCCGCATGGCCCGCCCCATCGGGGAGCCGATGCAGATGGGCGCGGTTGGCGCCTGGACCCCGGGTTACGCGGCGCTGATCTTTCTGATGTGGTGGATCATGATGATCGCCATGATGACTCCCAGCGCGGCGCCGGTTCTGCTGCTGTATACGGCCATCAAGAAAGCCGGCGCCCGGCCCGGCCAGGCACCGTTGCTGGGCCTCCTGTTCCTGTGCGGCTACCTGCTGGCCTGGGCCGTTTTTTCATTTGCTGCCACTGCCTTGCAATGGTGGCTGGAAACAGCGGGGCTGTCGGACGGCCCCATGATGTCGCTCAGCAGCCGCGCGCTTGGCGGCACGTTGCTGCTGGCGGCGGGCACCTATCAGTTTACCCCCTGCAAGCACGCCTGCCTGTTTCATTGCCGTATGCCGGTACAATTTCTGACCGCGCATAACCGCACAGGACTGGCCGGTGCTGTGCTGATGGGCGCCCATCACGGCGTTTTTTGCCTCGGCTGCTGCTGGGCATTGATGCTGCTGCTGTTTGCCGGCGGGGTCATGAACCTTTACTGGATTACCGGCCTTGCGCTGTATGTGCTGGCAGAAAAACATGCTCCCGACCCGCGCCTGTTTGCCTGTTCCACCGGCGGGCTTCTGGTGCTGGCCGGCTGCTATGTCCTTGCTACGGCATTCTGA
- a CDS encoding ABC transporter permease, producing the protein MKNIPVSALIGLFFTALYFLGAILAPLLAPYGVGEVVGDVWEPASAEFLLGTDNIGRDLLTRMIYGGQTTIFIATAATVLSFTTGSILGFIAAEAGGWLDQAMSRFVDLLMSIPTLIFALVVLSVMPVTIPTLIVVMGLLDSTRVYRLARAVAVDIEVMDYVEAARLRGEKTSWIIFREILPNALSPLVAEMGLRFIFAVLFVSTLSFLGLGVQPPAADWGGIVKENKDGIVYGIPAALIPAFAIATLAISVNLVADWVLNRTTSLKGGRG; encoded by the coding sequence ATGAAGAATATCCCCGTTTCCGCACTCATCGGGCTGTTCTTCACGGCCCTTTATTTCCTCGGCGCGATTCTTGCGCCGCTGCTGGCCCCTTACGGGGTGGGCGAAGTGGTCGGCGATGTCTGGGAACCCGCCAGCGCGGAGTTTCTGCTGGGCACCGACAACATCGGCCGCGATCTGCTGACCCGGATGATCTACGGCGGCCAGACCACAATCTTCATTGCCACCGCGGCAACCGTGCTGTCCTTTACCACCGGGTCCATTCTGGGCTTTATCGCCGCCGAGGCCGGCGGCTGGCTGGACCAGGCGATGTCGCGGTTTGTCGATCTGCTCATGTCGATCCCGACACTGATCTTTGCGCTGGTTGTGCTCTCGGTCATGCCAGTGACCATTCCCACCCTGATCGTGGTGATGGGCCTGCTGGACTCGACCCGGGTCTACCGGCTGGCCCGGGCGGTCGCGGTCGATATCGAAGTGATGGACTACGTCGAAGCAGCCCGGCTGCGCGGCGAGAAGACCTCGTGGATCATCTTCCGCGAAATCCTGCCCAATGCGCTGTCGCCGCTGGTCGCCGAGATGGGCCTGCGGTTCATCTTTGCGGTGCTGTTCGTCTCCACCCTGTCTTTCCTTGGCCTTGGTGTTCAGCCGCCGGCGGCTGACTGGGGCGGCATCGTGAAGGAAAACAAGGACGGCATTGTCTATGGCATTCCCGCGGCCCTGATCCCGGCCTTTGCCATCGCCACCCTGGCGATCTCGGTCAACCTGGTGGCTGACTGGGTGCTGAACCGGACAACCTCACTGAAAGGAGGCCGCGGATGA
- a CDS encoding ABC transporter ATP-binding protein — MSDPLLKVRDLKIGATIYPPGEKPKDIEIVHGVSFDLAPGKVLGLIGESGAGKSTIGLSAMAYGRGGVRITGGEVWVNGRDILKTGLRDVRKLRGGEVTYVSQSAAASFNPAKKIMDQVVEAAVEQKKFSRKEAEERARTLFAKLGLPDPDNIGERFPHQVSGGQLQRCMTALALCPEPDLVVFDEPTTALDVTTQIDVLMAIKEAIRDTGVAALYITHDLAVVAQVSDDIMVLKMGNTVEYGSVDQIINNPQEEYTQALVSVRSIEHEEKAPTPDPVLSVRNITARYKGTRFDVLHNVNVDLYPGQTLAVVGESGSGKSTLARVITGLLPPREGEIEFAGRTLSADLKGRTREDLRELQMIYQMADVAMNPRQTVGTIIGRPLEFYFGMRGAEKKKRIIELLDEIELGEKFMDRYPAELSGGQKQRVCIARSLAAKPKMIICDEVTSALDPLVADGILKLLLDLQKIEDVAYLFITHDLATVRAISDNIAVMYQGKVQRYGGKSKVLSPPFDDYTDLLLSSVPEMKLGWLEEVIANRKMESAGN, encoded by the coding sequence ATGAGCGATCCTCTGTTGAAAGTCCGCGACCTGAAGATCGGCGCGACCATCTATCCGCCGGGGGAAAAGCCCAAGGATATTGAGATCGTGCACGGGGTCAGCTTTGATCTCGCGCCCGGCAAGGTTCTGGGGCTGATCGGCGAATCCGGTGCCGGCAAATCCACCATCGGTCTTTCGGCCATGGCCTATGGCCGCGGCGGCGTGCGGATCACCGGCGGCGAGGTCTGGGTCAACGGGCGCGATATCCTGAAAACCGGCCTCCGCGATGTACGAAAACTGCGCGGCGGCGAAGTGACCTATGTGTCGCAATCGGCGGCGGCCTCTTTCAACCCGGCCAAAAAGATCATGGACCAGGTGGTCGAGGCGGCGGTGGAGCAAAAGAAGTTCTCCCGCAAGGAGGCCGAGGAGCGGGCACGTACCCTGTTCGCCAAACTGGGCCTGCCGGATCCGGACAACATCGGCGAGCGGTTCCCGCATCAGGTGTCAGGCGGCCAGCTGCAGCGCTGCATGACCGCGCTGGCGCTGTGCCCGGAGCCGGATCTGGTGGTGTTCGACGAGCCCACCACGGCGCTCGATGTGACCACCCAGATCGACGTGCTGATGGCGATCAAAGAAGCAATCCGCGACACCGGCGTTGCCGCGCTCTACATCACCCACGACCTGGCGGTTGTGGCGCAGGTGAGCGACGACATCATGGTGCTGAAGATGGGCAACACCGTGGAATACGGCAGTGTCGATCAGATCATCAACAACCCGCAGGAGGAGTACACCCAGGCGCTGGTCTCGGTCCGCTCCATCGAGCATGAGGAAAAGGCCCCGACGCCTGATCCAGTGCTCAGCGTGCGCAACATCACCGCGCGCTACAAGGGCACCCGCTTCGACGTGCTGCACAATGTGAATGTTGACCTCTATCCCGGCCAGACGCTGGCGGTGGTGGGCGAGTCCGGATCCGGAAAGTCCACCCTGGCCCGCGTCATCACCGGGCTTCTGCCGCCGCGCGAAGGCGAGATCGAATTTGCAGGGCGCACGCTGTCGGCAGACCTCAAGGGGCGCACCCGCGAGGACCTGCGCGAGTTGCAGATGATCTACCAGATGGCAGATGTCGCGATGAACCCGCGCCAGACCGTCGGCACCATAATCGGCCGGCCGCTGGAGTTCTACTTCGGGATGCGTGGCGCCGAGAAGAAGAAGCGGATCATCGAACTGCTGGACGAGATCGAGCTGGGCGAGAAGTTCATGGACCGCTATCCGGCAGAGCTGTCCGGCGGCCAGAAGCAGCGTGTCTGCATTGCCCGCTCGCTGGCTGCCAAGCCGAAGATGATCATCTGCGACGAGGTCACCTCGGCGCTGGACCCGCTGGTGGCAGACGGTATCCTGAAGCTGCTGCTGGATTTGCAGAAGATCGAAGATGTCGCTTATCTGTTCATCACCCACGATCTGGCAACCGTGCGCGCCATCTCTGACAACATCGCAGTGATGTACCAGGGCAAGGTTCAGCGCTACGGCGGCAAGTCCAAAGTGCTGAGCCCGCCGTTTGACGATTACACCGACCTGCTGCTGAGTTCCGTCCCCGAGATGAAGCTGGGCTGGCTGGAAGAGGTGATCGCCAACCGTAAAATGGAAAGCGCCGGCAACTGA
- a CDS encoding ABC transporter transmembrane domain-containing protein, giving the protein MARRQAAPNAEQEREGSRKIGVLSALWPFMRPYRLLMLAATCALVMTAGLSLTLPLAVRRVVDNFRVSESELLNLYFGAALGIAALLAAGTGVRYALVTRLGERVVADIRKAVFDRVIGMSPEFYERVMTGEVLSRITTDTTLIQSVLGSSVSIALRNLLIFLGGMVLMLLTSAKLTMMVLLIVPAVIVPILVLGRRLRAISKENQDWIAASSGNAGEALGAVQTVQAFTHEAASRQKFGEMTETAYTVSCRRIRTRAYLTVIVIFLVFSGIVGVLWMGANDVRAGVMSEGTLIQFVIYAVLVAGSVAALSEIWSELQRAAGATERLVELLNAADTVLDPVAAQVLPAPVKGEIQFDNVSFRYPSRPDVSALDKVSLAVKPGETVAFVGPSGAGKTTIIQLLQRFYDPNQGAVKLDGVALTALQRDEFRHHIALVPQDPVIFAASARENIRFGRPEASDAEVEAAALAAAAHDFISKLPEGYDSFVGERGVMLSGGQKQRIAIARAILRDAPVLLLDEATSALDAESERLVQAAVDELSQGRTTLIVAHRLATVKKADRIVVMDQGRIVATGTHDELVAQGGLYARLAKLQFTEGLAAE; this is encoded by the coding sequence ATGGCGCGGAGACAGGCGGCCCCGAATGCGGAACAGGAGCGCGAAGGCTCCCGGAAGATTGGCGTGCTTTCGGCGCTGTGGCCGTTCATGCGGCCGTACCGTCTGCTGATGCTTGCCGCGACCTGTGCGCTGGTGATGACCGCAGGGCTGTCGCTGACGCTGCCTTTGGCGGTGCGCCGGGTGGTGGATAATTTCCGGGTCTCGGAGTCCGAACTGCTGAACCTCTACTTCGGCGCTGCGCTGGGGATTGCTGCGCTGCTCGCGGCGGGCACCGGCGTGCGCTATGCGCTGGTGACCCGGCTGGGCGAGCGGGTTGTGGCTGATATCCGCAAGGCGGTGTTCGACCGGGTGATCGGGATGAGCCCGGAGTTTTACGAACGGGTCATGACCGGTGAAGTGCTGAGCCGGATCACCACCGACACCACGCTGATCCAATCGGTGCTGGGATCCTCGGTGTCGATCGCGCTGCGCAACCTGCTGATCTTCCTGGGCGGCATGGTGCTGATGCTGCTGACCTCGGCCAAGCTGACGATGATGGTGCTGCTGATCGTGCCGGCCGTCATTGTCCCGATCCTGGTCCTGGGGCGCCGCCTGCGTGCCATCAGCAAGGAAAACCAGGACTGGATTGCGGCCTCCTCGGGCAATGCCGGTGAGGCGCTGGGGGCGGTGCAGACCGTGCAGGCCTTTACCCATGAGGCCGCCAGCCGCCAAAAGTTCGGCGAGATGACCGAGACCGCCTATACCGTGTCCTGCCGCCGGATCCGGACCCGGGCTTATCTGACGGTGATCGTTATTTTCCTGGTGTTCTCGGGCATTGTCGGCGTGCTGTGGATGGGTGCCAATGATGTGCGCGCGGGGGTTATGTCCGAGGGGACCCTGATCCAGTTTGTGATCTACGCGGTGCTGGTGGCGGGCTCAGTGGCGGCGCTGTCGGAGATCTGGAGCGAGCTGCAACGGGCGGCGGGCGCCACCGAGCGTCTGGTGGAGCTGCTGAATGCGGCCGATACCGTGCTGGATCCCGTTGCGGCCCAGGTGCTGCCCGCGCCGGTGAAGGGTGAGATCCAGTTCGACAACGTGTCTTTCCGCTATCCGTCGCGCCCGGATGTCTCGGCTCTGGACAAGGTGTCGCTGGCGGTGAAACCGGGCGAGACTGTGGCCTTTGTCGGCCCGTCCGGGGCGGGCAAGACCACCATCATTCAGCTGCTGCAGCGGTTTTATGACCCGAACCAGGGTGCGGTGAAGCTGGACGGCGTAGCGCTGACTGCACTGCAGCGGGATGAGTTCCGCCATCACATCGCGCTGGTGCCGCAGGATCCGGTGATTTTTGCGGCCTCGGCCCGCGAGAACATCCGCTTTGGCCGTCCTGAGGCCTCGGATGCCGAAGTTGAGGCTGCCGCCCTGGCCGCCGCGGCGCATGACTTCATCTCGAAACTGCCCGAAGGCTATGACAGCTTTGTCGGCGAGCGCGGGGTGATGCTGTCGGGCGGCCAGAAGCAGCGGATTGCCATCGCCCGTGCCATCCTGCGCGATGCGCCGGTGCTGTTGCTGGACGAGGCGACCTCGGCGCTGGATGCCGAAAGCGAGCGTCTGGTGCAGGCCGCGGTGGACGAGTTGAGCCAGGGCCGGACCACCCTGATTGTGGCGCACCGTCTGGCGACTGTCAAAAAGGCCGACCGGATTGTGGTGATGGATCAGGGCCGGATCGTGGCCACCGGCACCCATGATGAGCTGGTGGCGCAGGGCGGGCTTTATGCGCGTCTTGCCAAACTGCAGTTCACCGAAGGGCTGGCCGCGGAGTAG
- a CDS encoding alkaline phosphatase family protein, whose product MDNKLLLIILDGVPWRNFRRLFGNLEGWVDSGDARVWKLRSVLPSISASCYASIHTGVAPAIHGCTGNANVFRLKEKDVFSQVREAGGVTGAVAHSYWSSFFNRHPFDYVRDIEYDEPESKTITHGRFHSMTGYGKDNQMTPSDIDLFGTLTNLCLRFGLDYGMLHTCTLDSMGHRFFHDCHEMDHACFVMDEMLAPFITRWRGLGYEVIVTADHGQDERGHHGGRSALQQETALYYFGEAEGPDHDAVVDQRQLAPTILKRLGAPVADSMKAEPFLK is encoded by the coding sequence ATGGACAACAAACTCCTGCTCATCATTCTGGATGGCGTGCCCTGGCGCAACTTCCGCCGCCTGTTCGGCAACCTCGAAGGCTGGGTGGACAGCGGCGATGCCCGGGTCTGGAAACTGCGCTCGGTGCTGCCGTCGATTTCGGCCAGCTGCTATGCCTCGATCCACACCGGCGTCGCGCCCGCCATCCATGGCTGCACTGGCAACGCCAATGTGTTCCGGCTGAAGGAAAAGGACGTGTTCTCCCAGGTGCGCGAAGCCGGCGGCGTCACCGGCGCCGTGGCACACAGCTACTGGTCGTCTTTCTTCAACCGTCATCCTTTCGACTACGTGCGCGACATCGAATATGACGAGCCGGAAAGCAAGACCATCACCCATGGCCGCTTTCATTCCATGACCGGCTACGGCAAGGACAACCAGATGACCCCGTCGGATATCGATCTGTTCGGCACGCTGACCAATCTCTGCCTGCGCTTTGGCCTGGACTACGGGATGCTGCACACCTGCACCCTGGACAGCATGGGCCACCGGTTCTTTCACGACTGCCACGAAATGGATCACGCCTGTTTCGTGATGGACGAAATGCTGGCCCCTTTCATCACCCGCTGGCGCGGCCTGGGGTATGAGGTGATTGTCACTGCCGACCACGGCCAGGACGAACGCGGCCATCACGGCGGCCGCAGCGCCCTGCAGCAGGAAACAGCACTCTATTACTTTGGCGAGGCCGAAGGCCCCGATCATGACGCAGTGGTCGACCAGCGCCAGCTGGCGCCCACTATCCTCAAGCGGCTGGGCGCGCCGGTAGCGGACAGCATGAAGGCAGAACCGTTCCTGAAATAA
- a CDS encoding acyl-CoA synthetase, with amino-acid sequence MGFSGVADRDALQNEMPYEARDLPATLYGLLSRTAGRYPNSKAVSYQIFSGPQDKAETLTWSRLKAQVSQAANMFRALGIGEQDVVAYVLPNCNETLVTMLGGAVAGIVNPINPLLEPEQIASILRETKAKVVVTLRPFPKTDVAQKVAEAVRHAPGVNTVLEVDLNRYLTPPKSWIVPLIRPKLDNQAKAAHADYLNFSKEMAKQPATLNFADSNGDRVACYFHTGGTTGMPKVAQHKYSGLIYNGWLGHTLLFTEEDNIMCPLPLFHVFAVHVIMMAAVSSGAHVVFPTPQGYRGEGVFDNFWKLIERWKITFIITVPTAVSALMQREVDADISSVKTAFSGSAPMPMELFKRFEAASGVTIVEGYGLTEATCLVSCNPPGGEKKVGSVGIPLPYTDVRIVKQTSGGPLECGVDEVGEICISNPGVYPGNTYTETDKNVDLYYQDKYLRTGDLGRIDEDGYLWITGRAKDLIIRGGHNIDPAEIEEALLGHEAVAFAGAIGQPDAHSGELPCAFVELVAGASVSEAELLDYCKIHVHERAAIPKHLTVLKELPKTAVGKVFKPDLRKHAITRVYNGALEQAGLAARVVSVTDDKKRGLVAQVAANGSAEPEIACVLDRFTRPWEPAAA; translated from the coding sequence ATGGGATTTTCCGGAGTCGCGGACCGCGACGCGCTGCAGAACGAAATGCCGTATGAGGCGCGGGATCTGCCGGCCACGCTGTACGGGCTGCTGTCACGGACTGCGGGCAGATACCCGAACAGCAAGGCGGTGAGCTATCAGATTTTTTCCGGCCCCCAGGATAAGGCGGAAACTCTGACCTGGAGCAGGCTGAAGGCTCAGGTGAGCCAGGCGGCCAACATGTTCCGCGCGCTGGGGATCGGGGAGCAGGATGTGGTCGCCTATGTGCTGCCCAACTGCAACGAAACACTGGTGACCATGCTGGGCGGCGCGGTGGCCGGGATCGTGAACCCGATCAACCCGCTGCTGGAGCCGGAACAGATCGCCTCGATCCTGCGGGAGACCAAGGCCAAGGTGGTGGTGACCCTGCGGCCCTTCCCCAAGACTGATGTGGCGCAGAAGGTGGCCGAGGCGGTGCGCCATGCGCCCGGGGTGAACACGGTGCTGGAAGTGGACCTGAACCGCTATCTGACGCCGCCGAAATCCTGGATCGTGCCGCTGATCCGGCCCAAACTGGACAATCAGGCCAAGGCGGCCCATGCGGATTACCTGAATTTCTCCAAAGAGATGGCGAAACAGCCCGCCACGTTGAATTTCGCCGACAGCAACGGCGACCGGGTTGCCTGCTATTTCCACACCGGCGGCACAACCGGCATGCCCAAGGTGGCGCAGCACAAATACTCGGGCTTGATCTATAACGGCTGGCTGGGGCACACGCTGCTCTTCACCGAAGAAGACAACATCATGTGCCCGCTGCCGCTGTTTCACGTCTTTGCGGTGCATGTGATCATGATGGCGGCCGTATCCTCGGGGGCGCATGTGGTGTTCCCGACGCCGCAGGGCTACCGGGGCGAGGGGGTATTCGACAACTTTTGGAAGCTGATCGAACGCTGGAAGATCACCTTTATCATCACCGTGCCCACCGCTGTTTCGGCGCTGATGCAGCGCGAAGTGGACGCTGATATATCCTCGGTGAAAACTGCGTTTTCCGGCTCGGCGCCCATGCCGATGGAGCTGTTCAAGCGGTTTGAAGCGGCTTCGGGCGTGACCATAGTAGAAGGTTACGGGTTGACTGAGGCGACCTGCCTGGTTTCCTGCAACCCTCCGGGCGGCGAGAAGAAGGTTGGGTCGGTCGGGATCCCGCTCCCCTATACCGATGTGCGGATTGTCAAGCAGACCTCCGGCGGCCCGCTGGAGTGCGGTGTCGATGAAGTGGGGGAAATCTGCATCTCGAACCCCGGCGTCTACCCCGGCAACACCTATACCGAAACCGACAAAAACGTGGACCTCTACTATCAGGACAAATACCTGCGCACTGGCGACTTGGGTCGGATTGACGAGGATGGCTATCTGTGGATCACCGGCCGTGCCAAAGATCTGATCATCCGGGGCGGCCACAATATCGACCCGGCTGAGATCGAAGAAGCGCTGCTGGGGCATGAAGCGGTGGCTTTCGCCGGCGCTATCGGCCAGCCGGATGCCCATTCGGGTGAGCTGCCTTGCGCCTTTGTCGAACTGGTCGCAGGCGCCTCGGTCAGCGAGGCGGAGCTTCTGGACTACTGCAAGATCCACGTGCATGAGCGCGCGGCGATCCCCAAGCATCTGACAGTGCTGAAGGAGCTGCCGAAGACTGCCGTGGGCAAAGTCTTCAAGCCGGATCTGCGCAAACACGCGATCACCCGCGTTTACAACGGCGCGCTTGAACAGGCCGGGCTGGCCGCGCGCGTTGTCAGCGTGACCGACGACAAGAAACGGGGTCTGGTGGCCCAAGTGGCGGCCAATGGCAGTGCTGAGCCTGAAATCGCGTGTGTTCTGGACCGTTTCACCCGGCCCTGGGAGCCGGCGGCAGCCTGA
- a CDS encoding DUF1326 domain-containing protein, translating to MKDWAIHGLGISNCNCVPGCPCQFSQLPSDGTCEAMLTFRIDKGHHGEVSLDGLTAAVLYKWPGAVHEGNGEMQMIIDEGASAGQRAALEAIMRGEDTQEFATMFHVFSTMSPTKHETLTAPVSIDFDAEKMTGSAKAGDIAETTVKPIANIVSGEPHSVSIKLPNGFEYAEAHVASGSTVTHQGAIRLEKNSDTHTHVAELHLTGDGVQRAA from the coding sequence ATGAAAGACTGGGCCATTCACGGTTTGGGAATTTCCAACTGCAACTGCGTTCCCGGCTGCCCCTGCCAGTTTTCGCAATTGCCCAGCGACGGCACCTGCGAGGCGATGCTGACTTTCCGCATCGACAAGGGCCATCACGGCGAGGTGTCTCTGGACGGGTTGACGGCTGCGGTGCTCTACAAGTGGCCGGGCGCCGTTCATGAAGGCAACGGCGAGATGCAGATGATCATCGACGAAGGCGCCTCCGCCGGGCAGCGCGCGGCGCTGGAAGCGATCATGCGCGGCGAGGACACCCAGGAATTTGCCACCATGTTCCATGTCTTCAGCACCATGAGCCCGACCAAGCACGAGACCCTGACCGCCCCGGTCTCCATCGATTTCGATGCGGAGAAGATGACCGGCTCGGCCAAGGCTGGCGATATCGCCGAAACCACGGTCAAGCCGATCGCCAATATCGTATCGGGAGAACCCCATTCCGTCAGCATCAAGCTGCCCAACGGGTTCGAGTACGCCGAGGCCCACGTTGCCAGCGGCAGCACCGTCACCCATCAGGGGGCAATCCGGCTGGAAAAAAACAGCGATACCCACACCCATGTGGCCGAACTGCATCTGACCGGCGACGGCGTCCAGCGAGCGGCCTGA
- a CDS encoding DUF4453 domain-containing protein: protein MTGMIAMKSFAAALCLLASPVLASDACHDLWFTRNAVIDRAGYCFGSPLGRAVFNNGDCIGKSVSLLPPAERIVALVKEMEARFGCRVNNKQTYLDLDDLFLRHQLWDLPVRDEFESACLGWLGPVTGLRAGHRPEAPLVGQIVAGDYVSYSHIPVGSWTYVTTSGPDWQATSGGWLDTSLVQEQCREVAG, encoded by the coding sequence ATGACAGGAATGATTGCCATGAAGTCCTTTGCTGCTGCGCTGTGCCTGCTGGCGTCCCCGGTTCTGGCCAGCGATGCCTGCCACGACCTTTGGTTCACCAGAAACGCTGTCATCGACCGTGCCGGGTACTGTTTCGGCTCGCCGCTGGGGCGGGCTGTGTTCAACAACGGCGATTGCATCGGCAAATCGGTCTCATTGCTGCCGCCTGCCGAGCGGATAGTGGCATTGGTCAAGGAGATGGAGGCGCGCTTTGGCTGCCGGGTGAACAACAAGCAGACCTATCTGGACCTGGACGATCTGTTCCTCAGGCACCAGCTGTGGGACCTTCCTGTGCGCGACGAATTTGAAAGCGCCTGCCTGGGCTGGCTGGGCCCGGTGACCGGCCTGCGGGCGGGGCACCGCCCGGAGGCCCCGCTGGTCGGGCAGATCGTTGCCGGGGACTATGTCAGCTACTCGCATATCCCGGTCGGCAGCTGGACCTATGTCACGACCTCCGGCCCGGACTGGCAAGCAACCAGCGGCGGCTGGCTGGATACATCCCTGGTTCAGGAGCAATGCCGCGAGGTTGCCGGCTAG
- a CDS encoding CbiX/SirB N-terminal domain-containing protein: MTKTTRTAVITAHGQPSDPGPAEAALARLAAEVAAHLPDWDIRSATLATPGRLEHEMADDTVVYPFFMSHGWFTAKVLPDRLQGRSYCMAAPFGLDAALPALAAEAVRQAAERQGWPLAETHLLLAAHGSARGPKAAEAAECFAARLRPLLPGCAVSPGYVEQAPRVESAATALPAYSICLPFFAQAGDHVKQDIPQALEAAGFQGLLLPVTGALPGIPALIAAGIRAAALDQTAAR; the protein is encoded by the coding sequence TTGACGAAGACCACGCGCACCGCCGTCATCACCGCCCATGGCCAGCCTTCCGACCCTGGTCCGGCAGAGGCCGCTCTGGCCAGGCTTGCGGCCGAGGTTGCGGCGCATCTGCCGGATTGGGATATCCGCTCCGCCACCCTCGCCACGCCCGGGCGGCTGGAGCACGAAATGGCCGATGACACCGTGGTCTATCCGTTTTTCATGTCGCACGGATGGTTCACAGCCAAGGTTCTGCCTGACCGCCTGCAGGGCCGCAGCTATTGCATGGCCGCGCCTTTCGGTCTGGATGCCGCCCTTCCGGCCCTCGCTGCAGAGGCCGTCCGCCAGGCCGCGGAAAGGCAAGGCTGGCCGCTGGCTGAAACGCATCTTCTGCTCGCCGCCCACGGGTCTGCCCGCGGTCCCAAGGCGGCAGAGGCCGCAGAATGTTTTGCTGCCAGGCTGCGCCCCCTGCTGCCCGGCTGCGCAGTCTCGCCCGGCTATGTGGAGCAAGCTCCAAGGGTTGAATCCGCCGCAACCGCTTTGCCTGCGTATTCCATTTGCCTGCCGTTTTTTGCCCAGGCCGGCGACCATGTTAAACAGGACATCCCCCAGGCGCTCGAGGCTGCCGGTTTCCAAGGGCTTCTGCTGCCAGTCACGGGTGCCCTGCCCGGCATTCCCGCCCTGATTGCCGCTGGCATCCGCGCGGCGGCACTTGACCAAACTGCGGCGAGGTGA